Part of the Candoia aspera isolate rCanAsp1 chromosome 1, rCanAsp1.hap2, whole genome shotgun sequence genome, AATATATCCACACTGAGAGAAGTGTTTTGTGCAAAGGCCTCTATAAAGACTTTTATAACAAAATATGCTGCTTTTTCCCCAGACATCAACATATCAGAGTGCAAGCACAGAAGTCAGTGTGGAATGGAATGACTTGTATGCAATAGAGCCTTGAAAAGATGCTgtcattaataattttattttaataagtgTTGGGTCAATTTTGAGTATTTTCAAGATAGAATGTAAGTGTAGTATAGATGATATACTTCTTGGATTAAcacattccttttattttctctgttgtCATAGGTCTACCCAGGATATCAAGATCCtgtttttaactaaaaaaaatccTCGTTATATATGAATCAGGTACACTAGATGGTTTACATATCTTGAAACTATCATAGTTTGTTTCAATACAGCTTATTTTTAAAGCTGATCCCCTACTTCACACACAAGCAagattcatacaacatactaagccagtTTGTTGACTAACCCACTATGGCTAGGTACACAAAACACAATgtgaaaaacaaactattttgGTGGATGCATAATTCCCATCTTCCCTAGTGAGTATGGTCAAATGGCCAGGGTTATAGGAGGTGTATTGCAAGGCATCTGGACTATCTTGCCTTAAGTAAGGCTACACTGAGCCCTGGATAAGTATTATATCCAAAGTATTGTATTTCAAAACCTACAGTGGTAAGAGTCAAACATAACCCcacatggacattttttttctagaaaataaCTCAAGAATACTCCCAGCTCTTTTTTTGGACAAATTTCCTTTTATTATACAACAAAAGGCCACCTTCCCATTACTGCATATTTTGGACAAAGTGTTTTGATGGGGAAGATGTATTcagaaccggggggggggggggcatgagcAACAATGGAGGAATTATCAGGAAAAATTAGCAAGCACTTTGCTGGTGGCTTAGTGCCTCAGTTCATTCCCAGTGTTAGAACAGATGAGCGCCATATAATCTCTTCTGGGAGAGGTACTGTGCAGCTTTTAAAGTACCAATTCACAATTGGGATTGTTACAAAACGGTATCTTATATGACATGTTTATACCAGAAAAAATAAGGTTGCTGCCATCTCTTCATAGTGCTTTGTTTTAAAGTCAACATTAGAAAAATCAAGATGTCAGGGttttccccccctctcccctCTAAGAAAGACAATGTAAGAGACATCAACCAGGTGGATAACTACAAATCCTAACCACTCTTACCTGGTAGTTAACCGCACTAGGTACAGCAGGacctatttctgagtaaacatgtataGAACTGGGCTCTAAAGCTtccctttatttaattttaaatattgctATGTTGCCCCTCACAGTCAGTTCCAAATCAGTTGGTACCTAGTGTTGTTCCTCTTACAATGCAAGTTTTCTGCACAAGGGGGTGCTGGAGAtctcatatatttaatattatcaGAAAAGAATAGCCAGAGGAATCTGCTAGCCATGATGCAGTACTGGAGCAGGGTACAGAACAGCTACTCAAATGTCACAGTTGCTTTACATGTATCCAAGTCTTACACATCTGCAAAACAGAAATAGTAGCAGCCATTTGGATGTTCCTTCTTAATAGGTCTGTGTGGAGGCCGAGGAAATTCTGAAGGGCCTGGTTCTTGTGACATGGAGCtggagctgcagctgctgcttctaCTACTACTCCCAGCCACTGGTACTCTAACTCTGTCCTCAACTAAAGGGGACCCAGGACTCAGGTATCCTGCAGTGGTCTGGGTAGTGACAGTAGCAAAGGTAGTTGGACCAGCATTGTTTTTCACATATACATTTTTTATAGCAACTAATGTATGTGCCATGACACTGAGGCTGTTGTTGAGATCGTGCATTCCTTGCTGAAGCAGCCGAAGATTATGATTGATGCTATCAAACCCAGATTGAATGATATGCAGCTGATTCTGTTGGATCTGTAACAGATCTTCTTCTGTAATTTCATTGGGGTCTGTCTGAGGCTGAGTTTTCGTTTTGGCTTTTACTTTTCCACAGGAGCCTCCGTTCTGTATCCCCAAAAAAGGGAGTTGCTCCTGGCTAGGAGGAACAACAGCCATATCTTCTGAGCTTTCTTCTGGTTCTACTACTTTCACCACTATTTCttcttttagatttattttctccacacACGGCTGTTGGGATGGACCAGGATCATCTGTAAAACCTGAAAGTAAAGAGAGAAAAAGTTAATCTCTGTATGAATGCAATTCTTGACTATTAAGCCTGGGTACAACTAACATATAAAAAGTACCTAAATTTATCCCAAAATGATGCACTTTTCACTGAATATCCTTACTTCCCACTGTAGTTCTAGTTTCAACTGGTGGTTAAACATTTATTAATGAAAAGATCAATTGTGAATTGAATACTGGCAGAGAgaacactatttttaaaatatttttcccaaaaaAGTTACAGAgaacactatttttaaaatattttttcccaaaaaaagTTACAATTTAACTGGCAAGAGTACAGGGGAAAGACATaagtaaatatacagtattacacatagtatttatttgtattatttacttTCCTCTCTTCCAGGAAAtgaaaaaatactataaatgagAAAAGTATTTCAAAgtgtttatatattaaaatgcattaagACCTTGTTTATAATTGTTTATGTACACAAGATGAGGAATTTCTTCATTATTGAAAAGTTTGTTTCCATGCCTTACAATGCAAACATTTAATGGAAGTCTTACCTAATATTTCTAAAAGCTAATTTCTATCTCTTGGTTTGGACTTCATACACTAAAAATTAGGCTCAGAAGTTTCTCTTAAAAAACAATATTCTACAAAACGATGCAATTTTCCTTGCTTAAAAGAAGTAACTATACAGAATTGTGACAAATTATCAAtgatttggtgtagtagttaaggcaccaggctagaaaccaggagactgtgagttctagtcccgccttaggcacaaagccagctgggtgatcttgggccagtcattttctctcagccctaggaaggaggcaatggcaaaccacttccaaaaaaccttgccaggaaaactgcagggacttgtccaggcaattgccaggagtcaacactggctggaaggcactttttaaaaaaaatcaatgattatggaaaaagatgctatgcTAAGCCAGAATGTGGATTTTGATGTAGTGTGCTTCTATAACCCACCTATCATGGCTGTGCTAAAAGTCATACCATAATATTATGTATGAATGCATCTATTAAATGTTGGGGGAAAAGTATTTTTAAGCACAGCATCCTTGCCAGAACAACACAGAAtgtgatacatacatacaaaaaaacCCCTGTGGAATAGTTCAGAGTGCAGTATACCTCATTATATCTCATCCAATATCTCTCACCGATTGCCCCATTGATTAAAACTTGCAGGGTTATTAACAGCTCACAAGTAGTACATAGATCAGTAGAGCAAAGATGTTATCTTTTCTGGGGGCACTGCCACCACCATTTCTAATTTTCATCTGAaatttgaaggcacacacagGGGGGAGCACAGTATGGAACGTGTACTAACATGTCCTGAGATGTCCCAGATCAATGCAATTGATGTTTAATGTAAGAAAAGACTTCAGgcttgtagattttttaaaattagaattagaaATGGAGCCCAGTGCAGAAGTACTCTTACAAACTAAAGAAACTCAGCCCAAAAGTTTGTTTTAGCTGAATAACACCTACtatccttccattaaaaaaatctagttACTTTCAACTCTTATACATTTCCGTGATATAattcttggggtgggggagaagagtaATATTTTGGTACTATTCTTAAATAACGGGGAGTAAAAAATCCTTAGTTATCCACTACAAATCTTCTAAAACTATACCAAGAGATGCTGATCTCTCTCTGCTCTGACCTAACAATATTTGCAGAGAGGCGAGGCAAGAATGTTGGCAATTGTCTTAGAAACCTTTCATTCTAAGCACAAGTAAGCAGGAATCTTCCAGTCTCTAATAGTCCTACAACTGGCAATGCACCTGTCCATCTGGCTATTTTCAAAATTGATGCACAAATCATCATTTGAATTCCACAATCCAAAGTTTCAACATTTACTAAGAATGTATTTCTGCTCAGTGaagaatttctttattattttctagcTCATTTAGGGAGCTCAGCAGTACAAAAAAATGCTTTCCAAGCTGTTTCATCTCCAGGTACTGCATGGAAAGGCTACTACCTTGGAGAGAGCTCCTACCAATCTAACTAAATAGACCAATGGTCTGAATTGGCATGAGGGGCTTCTTTCATTCCGATTTTCCTAAGGTTCCTATCTGTTTAAGACATATTTGTAGTATCAGCATGGAAGCAGTTCTTTAACCCAAGGGCCCATTTCCAAGATGTTCTGACCCACCACACGGAACTTTAGCAGCACAAATTCAAGgcagcaggagctgctgcagcgAAGGGAGTTAGTTCTTATCCAAACGGGATCCAGCAGCTTTCTTCTGGGCATATTAAGGACAGCACCTGCGTGCTGCACAATACTCAGGGGGACGGCCAAGACTGCTTCATGGTCCCACTCCGGTTCCACAGGAGGGAGAGAGCAAACCACGCCGAAAGCCGTGGAAGAGCCCCGAACCAACGGAGACTGTGCCTGTGAAGGAAGGGCGGCGAGGCGGGGGAAACGCAGCCCAGCCGGGGAGGCAGAGGTTACGGTCCAGCTCCTTTGCAACTCACCCATATCCACCACGGAGGAGGCTCTGGGCAGGTCCAGGGTGTCGATCCCCCCAACGATAGGCACAGCCTCGTTGGGAGCAGGCAGCCCCGAGGTATAGGATCGGAGGTGGTCGGGCGGCGAGGCGTCCTCGTTGCCCATCAAGAGGCCGAACGaggcggggtggggggcagcGCCGCCGGCGCCGTGGGTGACGCGGCAGAGCTTGCTCCGGTCACGGCGCTTCAGGTCCCGCCAGCGCTTCTTGAGGTCCTCCACCTCGCGGGGGCAAGCGGCCACCGGGTTCACCTTGTGCCGGATGAGCTCCCAGACTTTGCGCTTCTGGCCCGGGGAGGCCCGGCCAGGCCCGGCCGCGAATAGCACCTGCTCGTGTTTCAGCACCTGCTCGATCAACACCTCCGTCTCCGCCTCGTTGAAATTGGCCTTGCGCCGCTTGGGTGAGTCTTCCGCCATCCTAAGCCTCCAGCGGGGCTGCTCCGAGAGTCCGCGATGAAAGGCCGCCCGCGTTTACTGTGCCGCCGTCGCGCCGCAGCCGCCGGCTCTAGGCCAAACCCCGGGCCTTGCTCGGAAAGCAAATACCGCGCATGAGAGGAAAAGACGCGCAAACCCCGGCGCAGGCGCCCCGCTTGTTGACATGGGAGGGGGTGAGGCAGCACTGCtgccgcggcccctcctttgagCCCGCCCCACCTTGCGGTTCACCAATCCTCAACCCCAAAGGGTTGGCGCCTCCCAATGGGGATCTTTGCCGGGAAATGGCTTCGACTCCTCCACTCGTCCGTGCATTTCACTCCCCGCCCCTTTTGCGCAGCCGGAGGTTCTGGCCACGCCCCGCCGTGCCTTTCAGCTCCAGGAGCGCGCGCTCTTTTTGCTCCCCTGAGGGTTTTGATCCCGCCTTCCCGAAGGGGGGGCTGCGCCCTCTCACCCAACGCGTCAGGCGTCCCATCCGTCTCTTCCCCCGCGCGCTCCCCACGTGCTGAGCTGTAACCCGGAGTTAGAAGGAAACGAGAACCCGccccttctttttttctggttgctgctCAGGGCTCTTGGGCGGCTTTGGGGCTGCTAGGAGGCGGGTTGCGCGCCTGCCCGAAGGCTGCAGAAGCGGCGCCTCTAAGAGGTGGGGATGTCGGCTGTTTTGGAGCTGCTTTTGCGGGACGAGGTGACAGCCAGCGCGGTGGTGCGGTGGCTGAAGTCAAGCCAGATCTGCGCCGAGGAGGTAAAACGCGCAGCCCGCTTGGCAACAGCGACGCTTCTTAAGTTAGCCATCTGTCTTCCCGTCGGGCGGGAAGTTGGCAGGGCGGTGAAGTTTCCTTGCTTTCAAAAGCCTCTGCCCTGAAAAGGAGGCGGGAAAGGAGGAATAGTTACCGCGCGCTGCCTGCAACGTGCTCCTCCTGCCCGGCCCTGGAAGGGTAAGGAGCAGGACGCCTTTGGGCCTCCATTATGTGTGCGAATCCAATCTTTTCTTGGGGGACCGCGAAGTCCTGGCTCCGAGATCCCGTGCACTCCTTCCCCCAATTTCGCTACTGTCAGAGTTGGTCGAGATCAGTTTCCTTGTACCGATGTAGACCAGTCCTGGGGGTACGTTTCCCCGGAGATAAGGCTGCGAAAGTCAAAGGAAACTTATTCCCAAGCAAATGCGCCCAGAGTTGCAGATTTAATGAAAACCATAATTGTGTCTACTGCCGTTTGTGCATGTGGGAATGAGTTACTTTACAAAGGATTTTTGCGTGTAGGGTGGCAAATCAAAACATCCTCAGGGTCGATTCATGATCTTTGTGTTACCTGAGAGGGAGAAAGCAGTGGCATTGCCTCTTCCTCTGCCAAGTCAAGTTACATTGTGTCCAAGGCCAACCAAGTTACTTTGGcacctgcagaaaaaaaaagtgataacaACTGCTTATTATCAAATGACAGAAGCAACTCCATCAGTCTAGCCTGGAAAGAGCCAGTCTTAAATATGATCTAGCATGTTACTGATCAAGGCTCAATTTTAATATGCTATCTAAATCAGCAGGAGATGTCATGGGGTGCACAAACATAATTCTCTTCAGGTATGAAAATTTTAAGTTGAAGAACTGTAGAATTCCTGAGCTAAGCATAGAGAGGTCATCTTCAGTGCTAGTTCACTCTCGAGTCTAGAGAGCTGATGTTCTACATGAGTATTTAGTCTCTATGCACAAATGCAATGTAGGTGTCTTGCTTGGTCAGTTTAAAGCATTTGAATAATATCACAGCCTAACTGTGCAAAAGGGGTCAGTGTGCCCTATAATCAGTGGATAAATCAATGTTTAGCAAATCCCGGTAGTTGGAAAGTAAACCAGACTGCCTTCATAAGCAGTTGTTTGAACAAATATTTGGTTGTCTATTTTTAT contains:
- the LOC134487810 gene encoding uncharacterized protein LOC134487810; this translates as MAEDSPKRRKANFNEAETEVLIEQVLKHEQVLFAAGPGRASPGQKRKVWELIRHKVNPVAACPREVEDLKKRWRDLKRRDRSKLCRVTHGAGGAAPHPASFGLLMGNEDASPPDHLRSYTSGLPAPNEAVPIVGGIDTLDLPRASSVVDMGFTDDPGPSQQPCVEKINLKEEIVVKVVEPEESSEDMAVVPPSQEQLPFLGIQNGGSCGKVKAKTKTQPQTDPNEITEEDLLQIQQNQLHIIQSGFDSINHNLRLLQQGMHDLNNSLSVMAHTLVAIKNVYVKNNAGPTTFATVTTQTTAGYLSPGSPLVEDRVRVPVAGSSSRSSSCSSSSMSQEPGPSEFPRPPHRPIKKEHPNGCYYFCFADV